The following coding sequences lie in one Oncorhynchus nerka isolate Pitt River linkage group LG14, Oner_Uvic_2.0, whole genome shotgun sequence genomic window:
- the LOC115141875 gene encoding autism susceptibility gene 2 protein-like isoform X1 — MLATPDRNLPHPHVMLRLAPMAATVVPLLGPFGSLHGAFQPKTYPPQTSNILDMAPRPRTGSHKLLQKDPRRPGRWNTMHVRIAWQIHHHKLRVKQKMQVDANAINFGVNPEFLTQPPGSDQIQAIPHQWDLIQYSTPLSNPESHSRHPLFGGLGSLRVTTFGGLPNLALNYPMIYHKDNLNAPSGEEGGTPEWWSRQQKTPPSSVCQPEHSTEPEQPGRDLIREPQDREWGQQLHLPREKMEEKQYIVEKHQVHNAAGTHDSSPAEDKSVPHTITLEHGQRSNCSCSWESGDRKRGLECKNFIKVKKIKRQREDDQEDFNEGPQPTEKPSLVPLTPTLTPSSMSMQHMTIGNIIPRLYPVNSVCNLARTQVGTPNMGLIPYHALPWDTPRDPLWDVYRGMDLPTSSCQELVMRADPLHGVVGARLLEAANCSYRDPHHRFSHPPHHSPLVLKQQERAYLMERERLHLRREEYYEHSLYSATMGDHLSHPSLLTSTYSRSHISRVGLTQSSLPNRTLTPGFLSTLPPLVPFSLPLSGAPHRTTS; from the exons ATGCTGGCGACACCAGACAGAAAT CTGCCCCATCCCCATGTGATGCTGAGGTTGGCCCCTATGGCAGCCACCGTTGTCCCCCTCCTAGGACCCTTCGGCTCCCTCCATGGGGCCTTCCAGCCAAAGACATACCCTCCCCAG ACATCAAACATTCTAGACATGGCACCTAGACCTAGGACTGGGTCACACAAGCTGCTCCAGAAGGATCCAAGA AGACCAGGAAGGTGGAATACAATGCATGTCCGCATTGCATGGCAGATCCACCACCATAAGCTGAGAGTGAAG CAGAAGATGCAAGTGGACGCAAATGCAATCAACTTCGGTGTCAACCCGGAATTTCTGACTCAGCCTCCTGGTTCTGACCAGATTCAAGCCATCCCCCATCAGTGGGACCTTATTCAGTACTCCACCCCACTCTCTAACCCAG agtcacacagtagacatCCTTTATTTGGAGGTTTGGGATCACTGAGGGTCACAACATTTGGTGGACTGCCAAACCTAGCACTCA ACTATCCCATGATCTATCACAAAGACAATCTAAATGCACCAAGTGGAGAAGAAGGAGGAACTCCTGAGTGGTGGAGCAGGCAGCAGAAGACACCCCCATCCTCTGTATGTCAACCTGAACACTCTACAGAGCCTGAACAACCAGGAAGAGATTTAATCAGGGAACCTCAGGACAGAGAATGGGGACAGCAGCTACACCTAcccagagagaagatggaggagaaacAGTACATAGTGGAGAAACACCAAGTCCACAATGCTGCAGGGACTCATGACAGTTCACCTGCTGAAGACAAGTCTGTTCCTCATACAATAACCTTGGAACATGGTCAGCGGTCCAATTGCAGCTGTAGCTGGGAGTCAGGTGACAGGAAAAGAGGGCTTGAGTGTAAGAACTTCATAAAGGTCAAGAAGATTAAGCGGCAAAGAGAGGATGACCAGGAGGATTTCAATGAAGGTCCTCAACCCACAGAGAAACCATCCCTGGTCCCACTCACGCCAACACTCACGCCATCCTCCATGTCGATGCAGCACATGACCATAGGGAACATTATTCCAAGGCTCTACCCAGTAAATAGTGTATGTAATCTGGCCCGGACTCAGGTTGGCACTCCTAATATGGGGCTCATCCCCTACCATGCACTTCCCTGGGACACCCCAAGAGACCCACTGTGGGATGTATACAGGGGTATGGACCTCCCTACTTCCTCCTGTCAAGAGCTGGTCATGAGGGCTGATCCTTTGCATGGTGTGGTGGGGGCCAGGCTGTTGGAGGCAGCAAACTGTTCATATAGAGACCCTCATCACCGCTTTTCACACCCACCCCATCACTCCCCACTGGTCCTGAAGCAGCAGGAGAGGGCTTACCTCATGGAAAGAGAGCGTCTGCACCTGCGCAGAGAGGAATACTACGAGCACAGCCTCTATTCTGCCACCATGGGCGACCATCTCTCCCATCCCAGCCTCCTGACCTCCACCTATTCTAGGTCACATATCTCCAGGGTGGGTCTCACCCAGAGTAGCCTCCCGAACAGAACTCTTACCCCTGGGTTCTTAAGCACACTGCCGCCTTtggtccccttctctctccccttgtctggtGCTCCCCACAGAACTACCTCGTAA
- the LOC115141875 gene encoding autism susceptibility gene 2 protein-like isoform X2 → MLATPDRNLPHPHVMLRLAPMAATVVPLLGPFGSLHGAFQPKTYPPQTSNILDMAPRPRTGSHKLLQKDPRRPGRWNTMHVRIAWQIHHHKLRVKKMQVDANAINFGVNPEFLTQPPGSDQIQAIPHQWDLIQYSTPLSNPESHSRHPLFGGLGSLRVTTFGGLPNLALNYPMIYHKDNLNAPSGEEGGTPEWWSRQQKTPPSSVCQPEHSTEPEQPGRDLIREPQDREWGQQLHLPREKMEEKQYIVEKHQVHNAAGTHDSSPAEDKSVPHTITLEHGQRSNCSCSWESGDRKRGLECKNFIKVKKIKRQREDDQEDFNEGPQPTEKPSLVPLTPTLTPSSMSMQHMTIGNIIPRLYPVNSVCNLARTQVGTPNMGLIPYHALPWDTPRDPLWDVYRGMDLPTSSCQELVMRADPLHGVVGARLLEAANCSYRDPHHRFSHPPHHSPLVLKQQERAYLMERERLHLRREEYYEHSLYSATMGDHLSHPSLLTSTYSRSHISRVGLTQSSLPNRTLTPGFLSTLPPLVPFSLPLSGAPHRTTS, encoded by the exons ATGCTGGCGACACCAGACAGAAAT CTGCCCCATCCCCATGTGATGCTGAGGTTGGCCCCTATGGCAGCCACCGTTGTCCCCCTCCTAGGACCCTTCGGCTCCCTCCATGGGGCCTTCCAGCCAAAGACATACCCTCCCCAG ACATCAAACATTCTAGACATGGCACCTAGACCTAGGACTGGGTCACACAAGCTGCTCCAGAAGGATCCAAGA AGACCAGGAAGGTGGAATACAATGCATGTCCGCATTGCATGGCAGATCCACCACCATAAGCTGAGAGTGAAG AAGATGCAAGTGGACGCAAATGCAATCAACTTCGGTGTCAACCCGGAATTTCTGACTCAGCCTCCTGGTTCTGACCAGATTCAAGCCATCCCCCATCAGTGGGACCTTATTCAGTACTCCACCCCACTCTCTAACCCAG agtcacacagtagacatCCTTTATTTGGAGGTTTGGGATCACTGAGGGTCACAACATTTGGTGGACTGCCAAACCTAGCACTCA ACTATCCCATGATCTATCACAAAGACAATCTAAATGCACCAAGTGGAGAAGAAGGAGGAACTCCTGAGTGGTGGAGCAGGCAGCAGAAGACACCCCCATCCTCTGTATGTCAACCTGAACACTCTACAGAGCCTGAACAACCAGGAAGAGATTTAATCAGGGAACCTCAGGACAGAGAATGGGGACAGCAGCTACACCTAcccagagagaagatggaggagaaacAGTACATAGTGGAGAAACACCAAGTCCACAATGCTGCAGGGACTCATGACAGTTCACCTGCTGAAGACAAGTCTGTTCCTCATACAATAACCTTGGAACATGGTCAGCGGTCCAATTGCAGCTGTAGCTGGGAGTCAGGTGACAGGAAAAGAGGGCTTGAGTGTAAGAACTTCATAAAGGTCAAGAAGATTAAGCGGCAAAGAGAGGATGACCAGGAGGATTTCAATGAAGGTCCTCAACCCACAGAGAAACCATCCCTGGTCCCACTCACGCCAACACTCACGCCATCCTCCATGTCGATGCAGCACATGACCATAGGGAACATTATTCCAAGGCTCTACCCAGTAAATAGTGTATGTAATCTGGCCCGGACTCAGGTTGGCACTCCTAATATGGGGCTCATCCCCTACCATGCACTTCCCTGGGACACCCCAAGAGACCCACTGTGGGATGTATACAGGGGTATGGACCTCCCTACTTCCTCCTGTCAAGAGCTGGTCATGAGGGCTGATCCTTTGCATGGTGTGGTGGGGGCCAGGCTGTTGGAGGCAGCAAACTGTTCATATAGAGACCCTCATCACCGCTTTTCACACCCACCCCATCACTCCCCACTGGTCCTGAAGCAGCAGGAGAGGGCTTACCTCATGGAAAGAGAGCGTCTGCACCTGCGCAGAGAGGAATACTACGAGCACAGCCTCTATTCTGCCACCATGGGCGACCATCTCTCCCATCCCAGCCTCCTGACCTCCACCTATTCTAGGTCACATATCTCCAGGGTGGGTCTCACCCAGAGTAGCCTCCCGAACAGAACTCTTACCCCTGGGTTCTTAAGCACACTGCCGCCTTtggtccccttctctctccccttgtctggtGCTCCCCACAGAACTACCTCGTAA